In Tachysurus fulvidraco isolate hzauxx_2018 chromosome 5, HZAU_PFXX_2.0, whole genome shotgun sequence, the genomic stretch tcactGACCGTGATGGAGGTTGTTAAATCTTTTAAGAATGTATGTAGTGACTTCTTCATCCATACAgcaaatgacatcatcatcccCACTATCTTCCCTGGACATCAGTATAAGATGATTTGCCAGCGCTGGAAAGACAAATACAGGTTTGCTACCGTGTACGACACTGTGAGGAGGATCCCTGTTTACTCGGCTTACACATTCTTACAGGCAGGAACGACTGTCCGCAGAAATAGTTGGAAATTTGAACCACAGgtcagtcagtgtgtttatttcattactgAATTATTAACATGTGTAATTTTTGAGTAATGAACTAAAGACTAGAAACTGTTAGTGCAGTAAAACACAGTGGACACAGAAAGCAGCAAGTTAATATGATAGATAAATGTGTCtcactgttttatattttactgttttatagtttttttatttatcatgaagtgtgtgttgagtgagcTTATTAACATCTTTGTGTTTAATTCACTACTCTTTCATTTGTCCTCCATAACAGctggaaaatattaaaaaatataaagacaaGAAAGAGATGATTGTATCCCCGACAAAAAAAGGACAGATAGTTAACCAGGCCGTGAACTCTGATTATTCAGATACAGTGTTTACTAGAGGTCACTTGTTTCCATGCCAGTTTGCTGCTGATCAGGATCAAGCAGATTCCACCTTCACTTTAACTAACGCAGCTCCACAAACACAGAGCAGCAACCAAAATTGGGATAAATGTGTGGAGACCCCGATGCTTAATGAAATTAACCAAGACTGCATACTCAACCAAAATCACCAGGCGTACATTGTGACCGGAGTCGTCCCAGGGAAGAACTGGATACCCATaacaagaaaaggaaaagaatatCAGAAAGGAATTAATATTCCCAGTCATTTTTGGAGCGCTTACTGTTGCACCAGTAACAAAGGACAACTCGTAGCGAGGGCCTACATCGCTGAGCAGGAGAACTTTAAAGTCAAACACTCCAACATTCAGGACCTGAATACTGAGCTCACTGATCTGTATAATGAGATACCTTTTAATGTATTTCCAGGAATAGACTGTAACGAACGTAAATAATAAAGCTGATTAAATATTATGCAGCAAAACACAATGAAAATTCTCTATTATcaaaaaaattcttatttttaaatgtagtaATTTGAGGCCTTTATTTACGTCTGCTTTCACAGTCAGATGCACGTCACAGAGAACTGTACAGGAAGTCGACATCTGGATTACTGACAATAACATATCAGGAAGCTAGGCTAGTGCGTTATTATGgttagttatgtgtgtgtgtgtgtgtgtgtgtgtgtgtgtgtgtgtgtgtgtgtgtgtgtgtgtgtgtgtgtgtgtgtgtctgttagaaCCAGCAACTTTCCAGTTAGAAACGTGTCAAAGCAGCGTAAAAATATATCACTTTGTTgagcttctttttctcttttgtggaaaataatcttaaaaataataaaactctgGTTAGTTTGATTTTCTTGCAATTAAAGCTTACTATAAATTAtgtgcaaatattatgttaaaAACCTGAAGTACATTTATCTCTGTTAATTCTCCTGCAGATCTTTAATAAAACTTCACTGTTTCCTGCGAAGCTAATGGATTTTGTCGCTTCATTTCATCACACTGAACAGTGAGTGACACTTTCTTTACACAGCATTCATTAGTAGTGTCGTAGTGAACCAGCAGGTGGCGACATTTCACTACTGTGTACAGGGAGAgcattttgtgtctgtgtgtctgtgtgtgtgtgtgtgtgtgtgtgtgtgtgtgtgtgtgtgtgcgtgtgtgtgtgtgtgtgtgtgtgtgtgtgtgtgtgtgtgtttatgtttgtgtgtgtgtgcttcataagtagtaataataataataataataataataataataataataataataataataataataataagtgcatTTAATAATCATCTATAAGAAGATTAAGATTTATTCTATAGTCTGAAGGACCTTCAGATCTTTCCAAGTTGGTCCCCTGTGTTCAGATGCCGTCCTGGTCACTCCATTTAGAGTGTGCtctcatttatttgttatttatttatttttaatttctccTTTTGCACACACAACATCTGCACTGACCTACAACAGCAGTGTAAACTTTTGTACACCAGTAAACACTATACTcacctttctgtgtgttttatccaTCGACCCAAAGTGACAAATCAGATCCTCTGTGACATGGAGGAGAACAATGACCACatgaagaaagaaacacagagagaaacacactggGGTTCATGACAGGCTAAGGGCCAGATGTTCAGTCACTGGAGAACAAGATGGTGAACTTGTCATCTGCTATAATGAAAAACTGTGcatttgataaataaaacaatttaaatcttgatttttaataaaaacttcaCTGTTTACTGTGAACATGGAGGATTTTATCTCCTCGTGTCACATCATCAATCTGCTGAGATTTCAGCTTTTTTTAGAAACACACTGAgctgtttaactgtttaatattattatattctgtttagtgaaatgttttctcagtatggtgtgtgttaaaaCCACAGAGCAGTGGAAATTCACACCAGTGGCTTTGTGAAACTTGATGTTTATTGCAGTTTGGAGGTGTGAAGTGAGCTGGTGGTAGAAGACATTAGAGCTTGAAGAACATTTCTACAACAATTAATAAACAGTGACCTTCAGCAATAGATTATTCCAGGTTGATTGTGATTATTCTGATGCTTTAGGTGAAGATAAGAGAAGCTTTGAGTCTCAGTGAACTAACCCTTATTGTGctattacaggaaaataatccacaacaGGGCGGTGTGAGGCacatgaagtgaagtgaaactaCTCTAACCACCATGAAAGTGATTATTTGTCATAACACACATCCAATGGGGTTCAATTTCCAGGTAGAAAACTAACCCAGTCACTGAGTGGTTAACTATCAGTGCTGGGCCCAAGCCTGGAAAAAAAGTACagccatttattcattcatttattcacatcATTATTGTGTTGGTCCCCCTTTTTCTGCCAAACAGCTCTGACCTGTCGAGGTCATAGGCCAAGGTGTTAACAGCAGATCCATTAAGTTGTGAGGTTTGtatcagacttgtttgtttaGCCCAATTCAACACCTCAAACTCCTTGCTGTGCTCCTCAGGCATCAGCTTGGGCTATGGGCTTGGGCTTGGGCTTGGGCTTGCAGCCCATACACAACAAACTGTGATACACAGTGTATTCTGACACCTTTCCATCAAAACCCATATTAACTTCTTTAGCAAATTGTTTCCAAACCAATTTGCTGCTGATCAGACTGACAGATTCCACCATCAGATTTATCTATATAATGTGTCAGACGCAGGGCAGCAAGGGAGAACACAGACTGAAGGCAGGATACAGAAGACAAAGCAGATCATTACCGGCTACATTGAATACAAGTTCTTACTTCTACTACTGCTGAGGCTGGCTCCCTCCTAGAATTTTCTCCTGGTGAGTGAAGAGTCAGAGGGCAATCTTGATTGGTTCCTCTGTTGTTGGCATGCTTTTATATGCCCCGCCTTGCGTCCACAGCCACACTTAGACGTTATACCAATGGTGCTGAAGCTCCTCTGTTTTTTCAGCCTCTGTGTGCACTATGAAGGGGAGGATTTAGCAGCCCCCGACCACTGTAGTAGCACAGGTACACTTGCGATGATGTGGCAATGGGCATAGAGTACTATATATCAATGAGGCACTGTAAGGCAGTAAGGGCCCCATGTAGGCCGTTGGGAGAACCCTTGCCATTATCCATTAGTTAGGTCCAAAGTTGAGATGAACCGGGCCCTCCCAAGGTGCTGCACAAGcaccacaaacaaaacacagcaatGAAGAATGGGAAGCATGAGTAGACACACAGATTAAGGGAGTGATAAACAATAAATGCAAGCCAAATCATTCAAACCTGTCTATTATAGTAACCCGAGTAGTGGCAGGGAATAATTATATAGCCATAAGGAGAAAGTAAGCTTAGAGTTTTGTCTAGAGTTTTAACATTCCCAGTTTTTCCTGGACTGCATTCTGCTGTTCAATCTGATCGAAACATCAGAAGCTTACATCGCTCTGCCAAACGAACCGAACAACAAATCTTATGAAATAAGGTATATGAGTGTTTAGAAACACACTGAgctgtttaactgtttaactttttttttaattctgtttagtcaaatgggtttttttctcagtatggtgtgtgttaagACCACAGACCAGTGGGAATTCACACCAGTGGAAAATCACACCTGTAGCTTTGTGAAACCTTTAAACTGCTGCATGATGTTTATTGAGGTTTGGAGGTGTGAAATGAGCTGGTGATAGAAGAAGATAGAGCTTGAAGCTGCTTTAGTTGTAGATAAGAGAAGCTTTGACACTCAGTGAAAatttattgtgttattacaggaaaataatccacaacaGGACGGTGTGTTGCGCGTGAAGTGAAGTGGAATTATTCTAACCACCATGGAAGTGATTATTTCTCATAACAGCACATCCACAGGTGTTCTATTACTCTTATACCAGTatgttgtttacagtttttcACCAGTTACTGAATGACCCATTACATGTCCAATGGTGGTCCGATGGTGGCAGGGACTCGCGCTCTAACCACTGTGACCTGGGTTCAATTTCCAGGTAGAGAACTAACACAGTCACTGACCTGGAGAAAATGGGAGGTTTCTGTCATGAAGGGTGTTCTGTGTAAAACCTGTACAAAAGCATATCTGTTTATGAGATGATCTGCATTAGTGACCACAAAGAGTGATCAGCTGAAGGGCAACGACAACTGAATGTAGTTTCACATCATACACTTCATTAgcttataattataattaaccTTGTTGAATGTCTGTGAAACCTTTCAGCAGCTCCAGCATAACCaactgtgttgtgtatgttggtgtCAGTACAGTCTCTGGATACTGAGGCTGATGGCATGGGGAAGAAGCTGTTACTGTGAGGGTCTGATGGTTTCATGACCAATTTTCCAGAGGGTGAAGATTTTGCATGAGGGTCGTCCACCATCTGCTGCTGATATCTTTGCTGCTGTATCATGTGGTGTAAAAGCATTCACCTTGCTCACTGAGAGACTGGGcagtgctgatgtgtgtgtaaggtgttaGTTTCATCATCAACCCCTCTGTAACACGTGACCAGTGTACGTGACAGCAGTGTTACAAAAAGGTGAGTATCTGGGACAGGAGAGCGAGAGGCCAGCCAGTTCTTCTACAGATAAAGATCTCTACAAAGATCTCCTCCTGTAATCATCTCACATCTTCTACCGAACTCCAACATCAAGTTCCAGCAGCTTGTGGTGAGAAAATCTTATTCTGTTATCAGTTTGAGTTTGATTAGAGTTTGATATATAACTCGCTGATACGTAAGTCACTGTCTTAGTGAGACGAGTACAGCTCTCAGGAAAATCCTGGATTTCAATTATatcaattattttaattcttttcaattcaattcaattcaagtttatttgtatagcgctttttacaatagacattgtctcagagcagctttacagaacataaacatagagcagaaggtaaacataattaacgataaaggaaataacaaataataaaactaaaagaattgacagaataaaattctagattattattagatgtatatagttcacagtgtgtatgtatttattcccctatgagcaagtctgaggtgactcaggcagcagtggcaaggaaaaactcccttaaattggaaaaggaagaaaccttgataggaaccggactcaagggggaacccatcctcatatgggtgacactgggggtgtgattgtaatatacagtcagttaaatgttgtattggtgtaaggatcatggacttcggatctccttagtatcacagagtctaactggagatgtctccggattcttagagtcggcctcggctcagtggacgtccaaaggcttcgtcacacagaggacgttgggagctggtacagtgtctgggtgcctcgggatgggtacaaagagagtagcagtggaaagggattaacatatttgctgttcataaaaatgcgctggtctgatgtactggtgcatgatattatgggatgtattatgtgtacgcctgactaaagagatgagtttttaatctacatttaaactgggaaagtgtgtctgagccccgaatactatcaggaagactattccaaagtttgggagctagataagaaaacgctctaccacctttagtagacttagatattctgggaactagcagaagtcctgagttttgtgatctcagggagcgtgaaggattgtaacgtgttagaagactagttagatacatgggagctaaaccattaagagccttgtacgtaagtagcagcagtttgtaatcagttctaaacttaacagatagccagtgtagagatgataacattggggttatatggtcatactttcttgtcctagtgagaactctggcagctgcattttggactaactgtagcctatttattaaagatgcaggacaaccacctggtaatgcattacaatagtccagtctagaggtcatgaaggcatgaactagcttctgaGCATCAGATaaagacaggatgtttctcagcttggcaatatttctaaggtggaagaaggctgttttggtagtatgggcgatatgatttttaagttgctgtctaatataacacagaggtctttcactgtcgagctactagtaacagtacatccctctaaatggaagttaaattgtgagagtttctgtgcactggtttttggacctatgaatagtatttctgtcttatcggagtttaacaatagaaaattacagctcatccagtcttttatctctctaaggcattgagttaattcggacactttggctatttcatctggttttgatgagatatataactgtgtgtcgtcagcatagcagtggaaactaatcccatagatagatagatagatagatagatagatagatagatagatagatagatagatagatagatagatagatagatagatagatagatagatagatagattgatagattgattgtttgattgattaTGGGTTGAAGCACTGAATCTGTATCTGAGAACTCTTGTGTTATTTTGTCCCTTGCAGATTTCTGCTCTccttctctcacactcactcatcaaactcttcctcatcacacacttcacacatactcgtcacacttcacacactcctcataaCATACTCCTgatcacacacccctcacactcttcctcatcacacactcacccactgtGTGTCAGGATGAAGTTCCTCGCTCTGGTGCTCctgctctcctctttctcctcactGACCCTGATGGAGGTTGTTAATTCTTTTAATGAGTCATGTAATGACTTCTTCATCCAGAAtgaaaatgacatcatcatcccCACTATTTTCCCTGGATGTCAGTATAAGATGATTTGTCAGCGCTGGGAAAACAAATCCATGTTTGCCACCGTGTACGACACTGTGAGGAGGATCCCTGTTTACTCGGCTTACACATTCTTACAGGCAGGAAGAACTATCCGCAGAAATAGGTGGAAAATTGAACCACAGgtcagtcagtgtgtttatttcattactgATTCATTAACATGTGTAATATTTGAGTAATGAACTAAAGACTAGACACTGTTAGTGCAGTAAAACACAGTGGACACAGAGAGCAGCAAGTAAATACGATAGTTAAATGTGTCTCActgttttatatagttttttatttatcatgaaGAGTGTGTTGAGTGAGCTGATTAACATCTTTGTGTTTAATTCACTACTCTTTCATTTGTCCTCCATAACAGCTGGAAGATATTGAAGAATATAGAAACTTGACAGAGATGATTGTATCCCCGAGAGAAGCAGGACAGATATTTAACCAGGCCGTGTACTCTGATTATACAGGTACAGGGTTTACTAGAGGTCACATGTTTCCACATATGTTTGCTGCTGATCAGGATCAAGCAGATTCCACCTTCACTTTAACTAACATAGCTCCACAAACACAGGGCAGCAACGACAAATGGGCTAAACAAGTGGAGGAACCGATgcttaatgaaataaaacaagactGCATACTCAACCAAAATCACTCGGCGTACATTGTGACTGGAGTCGTCCCAGGGAAGAAATGGATATCCATAACAAGAGACGGAGAAGAATATCAGGAAGGAATTAACATTCCCAGTCATTTTTGGAGCGCTTACTGTTGCACGAATAAAAAGGATCCTAATAAATTCATAGCGGGGGCCTACATCACTAAGCAGGAGAGCTTTAATCTCAGACGCCCCAATATTCACCACCTGAATACTGAGCTCACTAAACTGTATAATAAGAAGATACGTTTTAATGTGTTTCCAGGAATAGACTGTAAAAAacgtaaaaaaataaagatctttaaaaaaagattagatCTTATGCAGCAAAAAACATTGAATATTCTCTATTatcaaaaaaattattatttttaaatgtagtaATTTGAGACCTTTATTTACGTCTGCTTTCACACTCAGCCAGCGCACGTCACAGAGAACTGTACAGGAAGTCGACATCTAGATTACTGACAATAACATATCAGTTCTAGTGAGGAAGCTAGGCTAGTGTGTTATTATGGTTAGTTATGtgtttgtgcgagtgtgtgtgtgtgtgtgtgtgtgtgtgtgtgtgtgtgtgtgtgtgtgtgtgtgtgtgtgtgtgtgtctgtctgtctgtctcttagtATCAGCAACTTTCCTGTTAGAAACGTGTCAAAGCAGCATAATATATCACTTTGTTGagcctctttttctcttttgtgcaaaataatcttaaaaatgataaaactgGTTAGTTTGATTCTCTTGCAATTAAAGCCTCTTATAAATTAtgtgcaaatattatgttaaaAACCTGAAGTACATTTATCTCTGTTAATTCTCCTGCAGATCTTTAATAAAACTTCACTATTTGCTGTGAAACTAATGGATTTTGTCGCTTCATTTCATCACACTGAACAGTGACACTTTCTGTACACAGCATTTATTAGTAGTGTCGTAGTGAACCAGCAGGTGGCgacatttcactgtgtacagagagaccattttgtgtgtgtgggtgtgtgtg encodes the following:
- the LOC113663334 gene encoding endonuclease domain-containing 1 protein-like, with translation MKLLALVLLLSSFSSLTVMEVVKSFKNVCSDFFIHTANDIIIPTIFPGHQYKMICQRWKDKYRFATVYDTVRRIPVYSAYTFLQAGTTVRRNSWKFEPQLENIKKYKDKKEMIVSPTKKGQIVNQAVNSDYSDTVFTRGHLFPCQFAADQDQADSTFTLTNAAPQTQSSNQNWDKCVETPMLNEINQDCILNQNHQAYIVTGVVPGKNWIPITRKGKEYQKGINIPSHFWSAYCCTSNKGQLVARAYIAEQENFKVKHSNIQDLNTELTDLYNEIPFNVFPGIDCNERK
- the LOC113663327 gene encoding endonuclease domain-containing 1 protein-like isoform X1, whose protein sequence is MKFLALVLLLSSFSSLTLMEVVNSFNESCNDFFIQNENDIIIPTIFPGCQYKMICQRWENKSMFATVYDTVRRIPVYSAYTFLQAGRTIRRNRWKIEPQLEDIEEYRNLTEMIVSPREAGQIFNQAVYSDYTGTGFTRGHMFPHMFAADQDQADSTFTLTNIAPQTQGSNDKWAKQVEEPMLNEIKQDCILNQNHSAYIVTGVVPGKKWISITRDGEEYQEGINIPSHFWSAYCCTNKKDPNKFIAGAYITKQESFNLRRPNIHHLNTELTKLYNKKIRFNVFPGIDCKKRKKIKIFKKRLDLMQQKTLNILYYQKNYYF
- the LOC113663327 gene encoding endonuclease domain-containing 1 protein-like isoform X2, producing MKFLALVLLLSSFSSLTLMEVVNSFNESCNDFFIQNENDIIIPTIFPGCQYKMICQRWENKSMFATVYDTVRRIPVYSAYTFLQAGRTIRRNRWKIEPQLEDIEEYRNLTEMIVSPREAGQIFNQAVYSDYTGQQRQMG